A genome region from Procambarus clarkii isolate CNS0578487 chromosome 78, FALCON_Pclarkii_2.0, whole genome shotgun sequence includes the following:
- the LOC123756325 gene encoding caldesmon-like, with translation MTAVLNFRGSEKDLARAQKYIDTGDDEILQNCTQEQLWLISKMYGVRLKSNRASSKRKEIKAITQIDRVSMFCKTHDEKILDMCTRRQIRMLEDHFGLKGGQDKIEDGREALRTWLREQKAEEEKEAKRQCEQEETQCQQGGAEALPQNEEPDRLEEISEETDDVPSDEGINVNSSSSRESSLERREMEPKLEPGDNEVQLQREERQARLEQEKAKAEQERAKAEQEKAKAEQEKAKAEQEKLKVGQERAKAEQETRLNWL, from the coding sequence aTGACAGCAGTCCTGAATTTTAGAGGTTCGGAGAAAGACCTTGCGAGAGCCCAGAAGTACATTGATACAGGAGATGATGAGATCTTGCAAAATTGTACCCAGGAACAACTTTGGTTGATCAGTAAAATGTATGGTGTTAGGTTGAAGTCAAACAGGGCGTCTAGTAAACGAAAGGAAATCAAGGCAATAACGCAGATAGACAGAGTAAGCATGTTCTGCAAAACTCATGACGAGAAGATTCTAGACATGTGCACTAGGAGGCAGATAAGGATGTTGGAAGACCATTTCGGCCTAAAGGGTGGGCAAGATAAGATAGAGGATGGACGCGAGGCGCTGCGGACTTGGTTAAGGGAACAAAAAGCAGAAGAAGAGAAGGAAGCGAAACGCCAATGTGAACAAGAGGAAACACAGTGCCAGCAAGGAGGAGCTGAAGCCCTGCCTCAGAATGAAGAACCCGATAGGTTGGAAGAAATTTCAGAGGAAACGGATGATGTGCCAAGTGACGAAGGAATTAATGTAAACTCAAGTAGCAGCAGGGAAAGCAGCCTTGAGAGGCGCGAGATGGAACCAAAGTTGGAACCAGGAGACAATGAGGTACAGCTGCAACGTGAAGAGAGGCAGGCTCGGCTTGAGCAAGAGAAAGCCAAAGCCGAGCAGGAGCGAGCTAAAGCTGAGCAAGAGAAAGCTAAAGCCGAACAGGAAAAAGCTAAAGCTGAACAGGAAAAACTTAAAGTCGGACAAGAGAGAGCCAAGGCCGAACAAGAAACAAGGCTGAACTGGCTATGA